A genome region from Thalassotalea euphylliae includes the following:
- a CDS encoding tetratricopeptide repeat protein, which translates to MTKRITIFGAAFVLMQFLGGSALAEKIDECNTDTCINYFEQYRKAAKRGHSLAMLTLGQFYHHGYGTPKNEKMALKFFKKAARAGYTSAQFKAGYIYMTSKDLQDLDKAQDYLEKAAKYEYDGADFLLGMMYLDEKYGVQDLTKADNHFANAYQRKHEQLPNVVKFINAKYESPDKAFPELYSLLNQKPLVTNENGELAWYDDGVEVITITSPPLQTTFNRQLVTFRKAIKSTGTRFKGKTCVERLTCLQRAEIADATDFRHLFLDGFSGNAYAQ; encoded by the coding sequence ATGACTAAAAGAATCACCATTTTTGGCGCAGCATTTGTGCTTATGCAATTTCTCGGTGGTAGTGCGCTTGCAGAGAAAATAGACGAGTGCAATACCGATACGTGTATCAACTACTTCGAACAATACAGAAAGGCCGCCAAGCGCGGACACTCACTGGCGATGCTGACGTTAGGTCAGTTTTATCATCATGGTTATGGCACACCTAAAAACGAAAAAATGGCGTTAAAGTTTTTCAAAAAAGCTGCCCGTGCTGGTTATACATCAGCACAATTTAAAGCTGGTTATATTTATATGACTAGCAAGGACCTGCAAGATTTAGATAAAGCTCAAGATTACCTAGAAAAAGCAGCTAAATACGAGTATGACGGTGCCGACTTCCTCTTAGGTATGATGTACTTAGATGAAAAATATGGCGTTCAAGATTTGACTAAAGCTGATAATCATTTCGCCAATGCTTATCAGAGAAAACACGAGCAACTACCTAATGTGGTGAAGTTTATTAATGCCAAATATGAGTCGCCGGACAAAGCCTTTCCTGAACTATACAGTTTGTTGAATCAAAAGCCGCTGGTGACGAATGAAAATGGTGAATTGGCGTGGTATGACGATGGTGTAGAGGTTATCACCATTACTTCTCCGCCTTTGCAAACAACATTTAATCGACAGTTGGTCACTTTTCGCAAAGCCATTAAATCAACAGGTACTCGCTTCAAAGGCAAAACGTGTGTCGAGCGCCTGACCTGCTTGCAACGTGCAGAGATTGCTGACGCAACTGATTTTAGGCACTTGTTTTTAGATGGTTTTAGCGGAAATGCTTATGCGCAATAG
- a CDS encoding SpoVR family protein — protein sequence MTTRKPLDDSPDWTFEKLEQYQAEIARVAEHYQLDTYPNQIEVITAEQMMDAYASVGMPIGYNHWTFGKKFIQTERTYKRGQMGLAYEIVINSDPCISYLMEENTMTMQALVMAHACYGHNSFFKGNYLFKSWTDASSIIDYLLFAKNYVAKCEHKYGIDDVEATLDACHALMNHGVDRYKRPQKISLDEELKRQEEREAYLQSQVNDLWRTLPTQSAEKQKNKTRFPSEPQENILYFIEKNAPLLQPWQREIVRIVRKISQYFYPQKQTQVMNEGWACFWHYTILNHLYDEGLLSDKFMLEFLHSHTNVVAQPEYNSPYYSGINPYALGFNMFMDIRRICEKPTTEDKRWFPDIAGTNWLETVHFAMQNFKDESFISQFLSPKIIRDFKLFHIHDNDKFNYIEVGAIHNDMGYQQIRSTLSNQYNLSNLEANIQIVDANVNGDRSLTLKHTPYNKVPLGDSKDEVLKHLHYLWQFNVKLVQEDEFGDEIALASCPLAQEDET from the coding sequence ATGACCACACGCAAACCATTAGACGACAGCCCAGATTGGACATTTGAAAAGCTCGAACAATATCAAGCGGAAATTGCGCGCGTTGCCGAGCATTACCAACTCGACACTTACCCCAACCAAATTGAAGTAATTACTGCCGAGCAAATGATGGACGCTTACGCTAGCGTTGGTATGCCTATTGGCTACAACCATTGGACCTTTGGCAAAAAGTTTATCCAAACAGAGCGCACCTACAAGCGTGGTCAAATGGGTTTAGCTTATGAAATTGTCATCAACTCAGATCCCTGTATTTCCTATTTAATGGAAGAAAACACCATGACCATGCAGGCACTTGTTATGGCGCACGCTTGCTATGGGCATAACTCATTTTTCAAAGGGAATTACCTGTTTAAATCATGGACAGATGCAAGTTCAATTATTGACTACTTACTGTTTGCAAAAAATTACGTTGCCAAATGTGAGCATAAATATGGCATTGATGACGTTGAAGCAACATTGGATGCCTGCCATGCACTCATGAATCACGGCGTTGATCGCTACAAACGTCCACAAAAGATATCGTTAGATGAAGAATTAAAGCGCCAAGAAGAGCGGGAAGCTTACTTGCAATCACAAGTGAATGACTTGTGGCGCACCCTGCCAACTCAATCAGCAGAAAAACAAAAAAACAAAACCCGTTTTCCAAGTGAACCGCAGGAAAACATTTTGTATTTCATCGAGAAAAATGCCCCCTTGCTCCAGCCATGGCAACGAGAGATTGTCCGAATTGTTCGCAAAATATCTCAGTACTTTTACCCGCAAAAACAAACTCAAGTAATGAATGAAGGTTGGGCGTGTTTTTGGCACTACACCATACTGAATCATTTGTATGATGAGGGGTTACTAAGCGACAAATTTATGCTGGAATTCTTGCATAGTCACACCAATGTTGTTGCCCAACCAGAATACAATAGCCCCTATTACTCTGGCATTAACCCCTATGCATTAGGGTTTAATATGTTTATGGATATCCGCCGAATATGTGAAAAACCGACAACTGAGGACAAACGTTGGTTTCCTGATATAGCGGGTACTAACTGGCTTGAAACTGTGCATTTTGCTATGCAAAACTTTAAAGACGAAAGTTTTATTAGCCAGTTTCTTTCACCGAAAATCATCCGTGATTTCAAGCTATTCCACATTCATGACAACGACAAATTTAATTACATTGAAGTTGGCGCAATACACAACGATATGGGCTATCAGCAGATTCGTTCAACGCTATCTAACCAATACAATTTAAGTAATCTAGAAGCTAACATTCAGATTGTGGACGCCAATGTTAATGGCGATCGTTCACTGACGTTAAAGCATACGCCATACAACAAAGTACCACTTGGTGACTCAAAAGATGAGGTACTTAAGCATTTACACTACTTGTGGCAATTCAACGTCAAGCTGGTACAAGAAGATGAGTTTGGTGATGAAATAGCGCTAGCGAGTTGCCCACTAGCTCAAGAAGATGAAACATAA
- a CDS encoding tetratricopeptide repeat protein encodes MIKLSLFIGTLVAVMMLGSTSAFAEKIDECNTDSCINYFKQYKKAAKRGHSLAMLTLGQFYHHGYGAPKNEKMALKYFKKAARAGYTSAQFKAGYIFMTSKELQDIDDAQDYLEKAAKYEYDGADFLLGMMFLDEKYGVQDLALADDHFAKSYARKYEQIPNVIKFITAKYETPEKAFPKLYAKMNEKPLVAKKDGELAWYDDNIEVITITSPPLQTTFNKQLMTFRQGIKATGTRFKGKTCAERLTCMQRADIADSTDFANLFLQGFTGKEVNGG; translated from the coding sequence ATGATAAAACTCTCACTCTTTATTGGCACACTGGTCGCCGTTATGATGCTTGGCTCAACGTCGGCATTTGCAGAAAAAATAGATGAATGTAATACAGACTCTTGTATAAATTACTTCAAGCAATACAAAAAGGCTGCTAAACGAGGGCATTCGCTGGCAATGTTAACGTTAGGGCAATTTTATCACCACGGCTATGGTGCGCCTAAAAATGAAAAAATGGCGTTAAAGTACTTTAAAAAGGCTGCTCGTGCTGGTTATACCTCGGCGCAATTTAAAGCAGGTTATATTTTTATGACCAGTAAGGAATTGCAAGATATTGATGACGCTCAAGATTATCTTGAAAAAGCCGCTAAGTATGAATACGACGGTGCAGACTTTTTACTCGGTATGATGTTCTTAGATGAAAAATATGGCGTACAGGATCTTGCGCTTGCCGATGATCATTTCGCTAAATCATACGCTCGCAAGTATGAGCAAATTCCGAATGTTATTAAATTTATTACTGCTAAATACGAAACACCAGAAAAGGCTTTTCCAAAGCTTTATGCCAAAATGAACGAAAAACCTTTAGTGGCTAAAAAAGATGGTGAGCTTGCTTGGTACGACGATAACATCGAAGTTATTACCATCACATCACCTCCTTTGCAGACTACCTTCAATAAACAATTAATGACCTTTAGGCAAGGGATTAAAGCGACAGGAACGCGCTTTAAAGGGAAGACTTGTGCTGAGCGCTTAACTTGTATGCAACGTGCAGATATCGCCGATTCAACAGATTTTGCTAACCTATTCTTACAAGGCTTTACTGGCAAAGAAGTCAACGGCGGTTAA